From Methanomassiliicoccales archaeon LGM-RCC1, one genomic window encodes:
- a CDS encoding ACT domain-containing protein, which yields MAKGEMKESLAEKTRVYIDAHPSIKDCVAKGLINYSSLARMIMKDIDVDNEEAVMIACRRYASKLNVTTDHELNILRVLKDSRLEMRTKTCIVTAKNDWSVLHKMDNLFKDLWNENSIMQCVQSASAVTIIADRNLKDRITDTVGRFNIIKIRENLVEIAVKSPEKIVDTSGVIAYLITNLSDAGINIEETVSCHTDTIFIVDESNMINAYSVLTKCIQSAEATVKD from the coding sequence ATGGCAAAAGGCGAGATGAAAGAGAGTCTTGCGGAGAAGACCAGGGTTTACATCGACGCGCACCCCAGCATCAAGGATTGCGTCGCCAAGGGATTGATCAACTATTCCTCCCTGGCCAGGATGATCATGAAGGACATAGATGTCGATAACGAGGAGGCTGTCATGATCGCATGCCGCCGTTACGCATCGAAGCTCAACGTCACCACCGACCACGAGCTGAACATCCTCAGGGTCCTGAAGGACAGCAGGCTCGAGATGAGGACAAAGACATGCATCGTCACAGCGAAGAACGACTGGTCCGTCCTGCACAAGATGGACAACCTGTTCAAGGACCTTTGGAACGAGAACTCCATCATGCAGTGCGTCCAGTCCGCATCCGCGGTCACCATCATCGCTGACAGGAACCTCAAGGACAGGATCACGGACACCGTTGGAAGGTTCAACATCATCAAGATCAGGGAGAACCTCGTGGAGATCGCCGTCAAGTCACCGGAGAAGATCGTGGACACAAGCGGAGTCATCGCATATCTGATCACCAATCTCTCCGACGCAGGCATCAATATCGAGGAGACGGTCAGCTGCCACACCGACACCATCTTCATCGTCGACGAGAGCAACATGATCAATGCCTATTCCGTTCTTACCAAGTGCATTCAGTCCGCCGAGGCCACGGTCAAGGATTGA
- a CDS encoding Na/Pi symporter translates to MDAIIVTTAILTLLAGIGVFLTACMMLSSNLESLSSGKLKNMFTKASKSKLYGVGIGTVGTAAIQSSGAMTVMVIGFVNAGIMTLPLAATIIYGANIGTTITAQIAAMGMFGGETISLAVIFSAIAGIGAFAYSFSKKESTKIWAGVLTGFGLLFVGLTMMATSMEEFSQLPEVVDFLAGIENIFVLLLIGILLTALVQSSSVVTTLAITMVVTGLIDLEQGIYLTLGSNIGSCVVAMIAGFSGGLNAKRTAAIHLLFNVFGVVIFVILGMVIGLFGYGYAGIFESLFPGVPSTQLAMFHTVFNVITVVIMLPLTNALIRLVMRIVPEKIGGEKVETEFVPRLHYLNAYMLRNPPIAVQQVKKEVLNMSSIAMENYRFACHMIRTMDFDNVEKFCQNE, encoded by the coding sequence TTGGACGCTATCATTGTCACAACGGCCATTTTGACACTGCTCGCAGGTATCGGTGTTTTCCTAACCGCGTGCATGATGCTCAGTTCGAATCTCGAGTCGCTGAGCAGTGGCAAGCTCAAGAATATGTTCACCAAGGCCTCCAAGAGCAAGCTTTACGGAGTAGGGATCGGTACCGTTGGTACGGCTGCCATCCAGAGCTCCGGAGCCATGACCGTCATGGTCATCGGATTCGTAAACGCGGGGATTATGACCCTGCCGCTTGCTGCCACTATCATCTACGGAGCGAACATCGGTACCACCATAACGGCTCAGATCGCCGCCATGGGAATGTTCGGCGGGGAGACGATCTCCCTTGCAGTCATCTTCTCTGCGATAGCAGGTATCGGAGCGTTCGCATACTCGTTCTCTAAGAAAGAGTCTACTAAGATCTGGGCAGGGGTTCTGACCGGTTTCGGTCTGCTGTTCGTCGGTTTGACCATGATGGCAACATCCATGGAGGAGTTCTCGCAGCTCCCCGAGGTAGTCGATTTCCTTGCCGGCATCGAGAACATCTTCGTCTTGCTTCTGATCGGAATTCTCCTGACTGCACTGGTCCAGAGTTCGTCGGTTGTCACCACTCTGGCCATCACCATGGTCGTCACCGGTCTGATCGACCTCGAGCAGGGAATCTACCTGACCCTCGGATCGAATATCGGTTCTTGTGTCGTGGCGATGATCGCCGGATTCTCCGGCGGATTGAACGCGAAGCGTACTGCGGCGATCCACCTTCTGTTCAACGTGTTCGGAGTGGTCATCTTCGTCATATTGGGCATGGTCATCGGATTGTTCGGATACGGTTATGCAGGAATCTTCGAGTCCCTGTTCCCCGGAGTGCCGTCCACCCAGCTGGCCATGTTCCATACGGTGTTCAACGTGATCACAGTGGTCATCATGCTGCCGCTGACCAATGCGCTCATCAGGCTCGTCATGAGGATTGTTCCCGAGAAGATCGGTGGCGAGAAGGTCGAAACGGAATTCGTACCCCGCCTGCACTACTTGAACGCGTACATGCTCAGGAATCCCCCAATCGCAGTCCAGCAGGTCAAGAAGGAGGTCCTGAACATGTCCTCCATCGCCATGGAGAACTACCGTTTTGCATGCCACATGATCCGCACGATGGACTTCGATAACGTTGAGAAGTTCTGCCAGAATGAATAG
- a CDS encoding ABC transporter ATP-binding protein, producing the protein MRLVIDGIEFGYSSLPVLKDITLDANGPQLLSIIGPNGVGKSTLIHCINRILSPNKGTVMIDGDLVNDISLKDLAKKVGYVPYSANDTFPLSVVDTVLMGRHPHATYKSMDKDLDIVYETLKLLDIEDLAMRNFDELSAGQHQKVMLARGLVQEPEILLLDEPTSNLDIKHQMEVTRILRDLSQKKGILVIMISHDLNIAAKYSDTMIMLYGGSIYAIGTPSEVITKENIKAVYDVDSEIIDSHGRPHLIMLDDEFDAESASLAADTYAVKERRAI; encoded by the coding sequence ATGAGGTTAGTAATTGACGGAATAGAATTTGGGTACTCTAGCTTACCTGTGCTCAAGGACATAACGCTGGATGCAAACGGTCCGCAGCTCCTTTCGATCATAGGGCCCAACGGAGTCGGAAAGTCCACGCTGATCCACTGCATCAATAGGATCCTTTCCCCCAACAAGGGTACCGTGATGATCGACGGCGATCTTGTAAATGACATCTCGCTCAAGGATCTCGCAAAGAAAGTCGGTTACGTTCCCTACTCCGCCAACGATACCTTCCCTCTGTCTGTGGTGGACACTGTGCTCATGGGGCGCCATCCTCACGCCACCTACAAGTCAATGGATAAGGATCTGGACATAGTCTATGAGACCCTGAAGCTTCTGGACATAGAGGACCTCGCAATGAGGAACTTCGATGAGCTCTCCGCAGGACAGCACCAGAAGGTCATGCTCGCCAGGGGATTGGTCCAGGAGCCCGAGATCCTGCTGTTGGACGAGCCGACCTCGAACCTGGACATCAAGCACCAGATGGAGGTCACACGTATCCTCAGGGATCTTTCCCAGAAGAAGGGCATCCTGGTCATAATGATCAGTCACGACCTCAACATCGCTGCCAAGTATTCCGATACGATGATCATGCTCTATGGCGGTTCCATATATGCGATAGGGACGCCTTCAGAAGTCATCACGAAGGAGAACATCAAGGCAGTCTATGACGTGGATTCAGAAATCATCGACAGTCACGGAAGGCCGCATCTCATAATGTTAGATGACGAGTTCGATGCCGAGTCGGCCTCTCTTGCTGCGGATACTTATGCCGTAAAGGAAAGAAGGGCAATCTGA
- a CDS encoding SLC13 family permease: protein MDIISFVKKDYLLMISAALAFISLLIVPFDTVLTYDYMRIVETICTLLMFLLIVAGLKECNVLNKLAQKMLSDVKSTRMLCIALILMPFFCAMLFSNDVALLTFVPLAIAILSMADMKRATIGVLVLQTVAANVGSFLTPFGNPHNLYIFNLKDAYGFTLWDYEMVLIPIVAMGTVMFLAMTLMMRNKPLKFGMDQEINIKNKTTVFIILALFILAIITVIDFIPFYVTVLIIIVAFLIMMPGIFKKVNYSILLIFFFLFVFASGLTNMEYVHSLLTGLMDWDPMLTTVITSQFTSNVPSTILLQPFTDDWAAVLIGADIGGFGTPIASMASIITLKLYLQEKDSSVRNYLKVFLIVNITMLAVLIPTYYIFV, encoded by the coding sequence ATGGATATCATAAGCTTCGTCAAGAAGGACTACCTTCTCATGATATCCGCGGCCCTAGCGTTCATCTCTCTGTTGATAGTTCCGTTTGACACCGTTCTGACCTATGACTACATGAGGATAGTCGAGACGATCTGCACCCTTCTGATGTTCCTGCTGATCGTTGCGGGGCTGAAGGAATGCAACGTCCTGAACAAATTGGCACAGAAGATGCTCAGTGACGTGAAATCCACGAGGATGCTCTGTATCGCCCTGATCCTGATGCCCTTCTTCTGCGCAATGCTGTTCTCGAACGACGTGGCGTTGCTCACATTCGTCCCGTTGGCCATAGCGATCCTCAGCATGGCTGATATGAAGAGGGCCACCATCGGAGTACTGGTCCTCCAGACTGTGGCGGCCAACGTGGGCAGCTTCCTCACCCCGTTCGGGAATCCCCACAACCTTTACATCTTCAATCTGAAAGACGCCTACGGCTTCACGCTTTGGGATTATGAAATGGTTCTCATCCCCATAGTCGCAATGGGTACTGTGATGTTTCTGGCGATGACGCTGATGATGAGGAACAAACCTCTGAAATTCGGAATGGATCAGGAAATCAACATCAAGAACAAGACCACGGTGTTCATCATCCTGGCGCTGTTCATCCTGGCGATAATCACGGTCATCGACTTTATCCCGTTCTACGTCACCGTGCTGATCATAATCGTAGCATTCCTGATCATGATGCCCGGGATCTTCAAGAAAGTCAATTACAGCATCCTGCTGATCTTCTTCTTCCTGTTCGTCTTCGCCAGCGGACTCACCAACATGGAATACGTGCATTCTCTGCTGACAGGGCTCATGGACTGGGATCCCATGTTGACGACCGTCATAACGTCGCAGTTCACAAGCAATGTGCCTTCTACCATTCTGCTTCAGCCGTTCACCGACGATTGGGCGGCGGTTCTGATAGGTGCGGATATAGGAGGATTCGGAACCCCCATAGCATCCATGGCCAGCATCATTACCCTGAAGCTGTATCTCCAGGAGAAGGATTCCTCTGTAAGGAACTATCTGAAGGTCTTCCTCATCGTGAACATAACGATGCTGGCGGTGCTGATCCCGACCTATTACATCTTCGTCTGA
- the upp gene encoding uracil phosphoribosyltransferase, which yields MDFCPNIHVLDHPLIRHKVAMLRDVNTGHKDFRDLITEIATLMVYESFRDVPTMEIEVQTPLEKCKQTVVKDDCIAVIPILRAGLGMVEGILNIFPSAKVGHIGLYRDEETHQPIEYYCKLPDRIEEKVVIVTDPMLATGGSASEAITMLKKHGCKKIKLLSIIAAPTGAERVHKDHPDVEVYISTMDRELNENAYILPGLGDAGDRIFGTK from the coding sequence ATGGATTTTTGCCCGAACATTCATGTCCTGGACCATCCCCTGATACGCCATAAGGTGGCGATGCTCAGGGATGTCAATACTGGTCACAAGGATTTTAGGGATCTGATCACCGAGATCGCTACCCTGATGGTCTACGAGAGCTTCAGGGACGTTCCAACAATGGAGATCGAGGTTCAGACGCCCTTGGAGAAATGCAAGCAGACGGTTGTCAAGGACGACTGCATCGCAGTCATCCCCATCCTCCGTGCCGGATTGGGCATGGTAGAAGGCATCCTGAACATCTTCCCCTCGGCAAAGGTCGGGCATATCGGCCTTTATAGGGACGAGGAGACGCACCAACCTATCGAATATTACTGCAAGCTTCCGGACCGCATCGAGGAGAAGGTGGTCATCGTCACCGACCCGATGCTCGCAACAGGAGGCAGCGCATCCGAGGCCATCACCATGCTGAAGAAGCACGGATGCAAGAAGATCAAGCTGCTGTCCATCATAGCTGCCCCAACAGGAGCGGAGAGGGTCCACAAGGACCATCCCGACGTGGAGGTCTATATCTCCACCATGGACAGGGAGCTCAATGAGAACGCATACATCCTCCCAGGTTTGGGGGATGCCGGAGACAGGATCTTCGGAACCAAATGA
- a CDS encoding pseudouridine synthase produces the protein MIVLSEGTRLNKYISEAGVASRRAADRLIEGGKVTINGKPAVVGDRVYEDDIVAVNGKRIEKEGEDIILVFNKPKGITCTSNPEDKDNVIDYIGYPKRIYSIGRLDKDSQGLLLMTNNGELANQIMRSRGEHEKEYIVTVDKPVTKAFIKGMSNGVPILEDRITKKCFVEMTGENEFRIILKQGLNRQIRRMCEYFGYDVVKLVRIRVMNVELGKLKEGRYRDISKQEREELYRQLGL, from the coding sequence TTGATCGTCTTGTCCGAAGGAACCCGTCTCAACAAGTACATCAGCGAGGCTGGTGTTGCCTCCCGCCGTGCGGCCGACAGGCTGATCGAGGGAGGCAAGGTCACCATCAACGGCAAGCCTGCCGTTGTGGGGGACAGGGTCTACGAGGACGACATAGTCGCAGTCAACGGGAAGAGGATAGAGAAAGAGGGAGAGGACATCATCCTGGTGTTCAACAAGCCCAAGGGGATAACCTGCACCTCCAATCCGGAAGACAAGGACAACGTGATAGATTACATCGGCTATCCGAAGAGGATATACTCCATAGGTAGGCTGGACAAGGACTCGCAGGGCCTTTTGCTAATGACCAACAACGGCGAGCTTGCCAACCAGATCATGCGCTCCAGAGGGGAGCACGAGAAGGAGTACATCGTCACGGTGGACAAACCGGTCACCAAGGCATTCATCAAGGGCATGTCCAACGGGGTGCCCATCCTGGAGGACAGGATCACGAAGAAGTGCTTCGTAGAGATGACCGGGGAGAATGAGTTCAGGATCATTTTGAAACAGGGATTGAACAGGCAGATCCGCAGGATGTGCGAGTACTTCGGCTATGATGTCGTCAAACTGGTCAGGATCAGGGTAATGAACGTGGAGCTGGGAAAGCTGAAGGAGGGCCGTTACAGGGACATCTCCAAGCAGGAGCGCGAGGAGCTCTACAGACAGTTGGGGTTATGA
- a CDS encoding deoxynucleoside kinase: MTWFVVDGMDGSGKTTSSDFIREQLVSEGRKVLEITHPNSETSYGRTASKYLLKDSKVAVLISTTYYIFDVLHSLRFKRKHGKEYDDIIFVRYSLAAAYLPEFLCRPIYKVIEMILPVPEVKIYVDIEPKIALQRIYERGEEIETFETEEKLEKTRHRMSLITDSWIKIDNSGTPEQTKEQTMKVLKEVRKNA; encoded by the coding sequence ATGACATGGTTCGTTGTTGACGGTATGGATGGGTCCGGAAAGACCACCTCTTCCGATTTCATAAGGGAGCAGCTGGTGTCGGAGGGACGTAAGGTCCTGGAGATTACCCATCCCAACAGTGAGACGTCATACGGGCGCACAGCATCCAAGTACCTTCTCAAGGACAGCAAGGTCGCCGTTCTGATCTCCACCACATACTACATCTTCGATGTGCTGCATTCGCTCAGATTCAAGAGGAAGCATGGAAAGGAGTACGATGACATAATCTTCGTCAGGTACAGCCTCGCCGCTGCTTATCTGCCCGAATTCCTTTGCAGACCAATCTACAAGGTCATAGAGATGATCCTTCCCGTTCCCGAGGTGAAGATCTATGTGGACATAGAGCCCAAGATCGCTCTCCAGAGGATCTACGAGAGGGGCGAGGAGATTGAGACCTTCGAGACCGAGGAGAAGCTGGAGAAGACACGCCACAGGATGTCCCTCATAACCGACAGTTGGATCAAGATCGACAACTCCGGGACACCTGAGCAGACCAAGGAACAGACGATGAAGGTTCTGAAGGAGGTCCGTAAGAATGCATGA
- a CDS encoding flavodoxin: MDNKTIAIVAIAVIAMVSVGALLILNPWGSEQKDPDPEPEKEFPDLNEKVIVIYFSATETTAGVAEKIMDYLNADAYRIIPEVPYTNEDLQRDVEGSRVNNEHADHSIRPAIEGAPIDLSSYSTIVLGFPIWYHQEPNIIDTFLDIYDLSGKNVAIFATSWSAGVAAARLSVWNAEPDCNMLKGACFSTGFSESEIYNWLDSLGFEKKQ, encoded by the coding sequence ATGGATAACAAAACGATAGCTATCGTAGCCATTGCGGTCATCGCAATGGTATCCGTAGGAGCTTTGCTGATTCTGAACCCGTGGGGCTCTGAACAGAAGGATCCCGATCCGGAACCGGAAAAGGAATTCCCGGACCTCAATGAGAAGGTCATTGTGATCTACTTCTCAGCGACTGAAACAACAGCTGGAGTGGCAGAGAAGATCATGGATTATCTCAATGCAGATGCATACCGTATAATCCCCGAGGTGCCGTATACTAATGAAGACCTCCAGCGTGATGTTGAGGGCAGCCGTGTAAACAATGAACATGCCGATCATTCGATAAGACCTGCGATCGAGGGGGCCCCGATAGACCTTTCCAGCTATTCCACGATCGTTTTAGGATTCCCAATCTGGTATCACCAAGAACCTAACATCATCGACACTTTCCTCGACATTTACGATCTGAGTGGAAAGAACGTAGCAATCTTCGCAACTTCATGGTCTGCAGGAGTTGCTGCCGCCAGGTTGAGCGTATGGAATGCGGAACCCGACTGCAACATGCTGAAGGGGGCCTGCTTCTCAACTGGTTTCAGCGAATCGGAAATCTACAATTGGCTGGATTCGCTTGGTTTTGAAAAGAAACAATAA
- a CDS encoding YqaJ viral recombinase family protein, which translates to MAFDGRASIVEIDDEEKNVIFDIYRFKKITGTKVGPILGMSEFSTPFKVACELAGLYPGDKPNKYIDAGNILEPVLRDYLAAKPSLMREALGLSEEQKVGVEEPVPKEQCGYDHFHNEKVFGGLVDGYIQVDGVRDTILEIKTSHDMEKWKDDQGGYSNIPMTYMLQASLYAELSNLDRILFLVGFLEEKDYDRPKQWVPNPDNTKVICVPKLDMTDYMKQCEDWYNEYIKGGYTPEWTDKDEEVLKYLKAYKPRR; encoded by the coding sequence ATGGCATTCGATGGAAGGGCAAGCATCGTCGAGATAGACGACGAGGAGAAGAATGTAATCTTCGATATCTACAGGTTCAAGAAGATCACCGGCACCAAGGTCGGTCCGATACTTGGAATGAGCGAGTTCTCCACACCCTTCAAGGTGGCCTGCGAATTGGCCGGCCTCTATCCCGGAGACAAGCCGAACAAGTACATCGATGCCGGCAACATCCTGGAACCGGTCCTCAGGGATTATCTCGCGGCCAAGCCGTCGCTCATGAGGGAGGCGTTGGGCCTCTCGGAGGAACAGAAGGTCGGAGTCGAGGAACCCGTTCCCAAGGAGCAATGCGGCTACGATCACTTCCATAACGAGAAGGTCTTCGGCGGGCTTGTAGACGGATACATACAGGTCGACGGCGTCAGGGACACAATACTGGAGATCAAGACCTCCCACGATATGGAGAAGTGGAAGGACGATCAGGGAGGTTACTCCAATATCCCGATGACCTACATGCTGCAGGCTTCCCTCTATGCCGAGCTCTCCAATCTGGACAGGATCCTTTTCCTGGTTGGATTCCTTGAAGAGAAGGACTACGATCGTCCCAAGCAGTGGGTTCCCAATCCGGACAACACGAAGGTCATATGCGTCCCCAAACTCGATATGACCGACTACATGAAGCAGTGCGAGGATTGGTACAACGAGTACATCAAGGGCGGATACACCCCGGAGTGGACAGACAAGGATGAAGAAGTTCTGAAGTACCTCAAGGCCTACAAGCCCAGAAGATGA
- a CDS encoding regulator of amino acid metabolism, contains ACT domain protein: MDQITVLLKRYPSQRKVAKKLLEYGIRVTKGVAYCGDIEQTDAGIARACEVDRRVVRTTLEHISATPELDRIFSKLQPMLSMVDMADEIGCSAIVIIPTDARVPGIIADVTTVLYNSGITLRQAMISDDGERDRSTLQLVVDGKLHENVIMLLKNCRGVSSVLIK; this comes from the coding sequence ATGGACCAGATAACCGTACTGCTCAAGAGGTATCCGTCCCAGCGCAAGGTGGCCAAGAAGCTGCTGGAGTATGGGATCAGGGTGACGAAAGGTGTCGCATATTGCGGTGACATCGAGCAGACCGATGCTGGTATCGCACGTGCGTGCGAGGTTGACAGGAGAGTGGTCAGGACAACGCTCGAGCACATCTCCGCAACACCGGAACTGGACCGTATTTTCTCTAAGCTCCAGCCGATGCTGTCCATGGTGGATATGGCTGACGAGATCGGATGCTCCGCCATCGTTATCATCCCTACGGACGCGAGGGTCCCCGGAATCATAGCAGATGTCACCACCGTCCTTTACAACTCCGGAATCACGCTCAGACAGGCGATGATCAGCGACGATGGTGAGAGGGACAGATCCACGCTCCAGTTGGTAGTCGACGGAAAGCTTCATGAGAACGTCATCATGCTCCTGAAGAACTGCCGCGGTGTGTCCAGCGTCCTGATCAAGTAA
- a CDS encoding geranylgeranylglycerol-phosphate geranylgeranyltransferase — MNKYLRLFRLGNTLIGSFAILIAAFMAAGTGMIDYWQNLVIGFAVVFTFIAGGNSLNDFIDVEIDKTAHPDRPVPSGELTPIQARNIGIVMLVLSAVLSLLTVDIPSIAIVIIAVILMASYELFLKQRGFIGNLTIAVMTGMVFLLAGALVGDYTSNIAVAGMATLVSVGREISKDIEDMESDIGRKTLPMSIGVRNASIVASLFYLAGPILSWYPIYLDPANYLYYSVILADIAFFYCAYKVFSDPHAAEKKAKIGMLFGLLAFILSAIYYSFLA; from the coding sequence ATGAACAAGTACCTTCGGCTGTTCAGGCTCGGCAACACACTGATCGGCTCGTTCGCGATCCTCATCGCGGCATTCATGGCTGCCGGTACAGGTATGATCGATTACTGGCAGAACCTCGTCATAGGTTTCGCTGTGGTGTTCACATTCATAGCTGGAGGAAACTCACTCAACGACTTCATCGATGTAGAGATTGACAAGACAGCGCATCCTGACCGCCCGGTGCCGTCAGGTGAGCTCACACCGATACAGGCCAGGAACATCGGAATCGTTATGCTGGTCCTATCAGCAGTGCTGTCGCTCCTTACTGTGGATATCCCGAGCATCGCCATCGTCATCATAGCGGTCATCCTGATGGCCTCCTACGAGCTCTTCCTCAAGCAGAGGGGATTCATAGGGAACCTGACCATCGCCGTGATGACCGGAATGGTCTTCCTTCTCGCAGGAGCCCTCGTCGGCGACTACACATCCAACATCGCAGTTGCGGGAATGGCGACCCTGGTCTCGGTAGGAAGGGAGATCTCCAAGGACATCGAGGACATGGAATCCGATATCGGAAGGAAGACCCTCCCCATGAGCATCGGAGTCAGGAACGCATCGATAGTCGCTTCGCTTTTCTACCTAGCTGGTCCAATCCTCAGCTGGTATCCGATCTACCTCGATCCGGCCAACTACCTGTACTACAGCGTTATCCTCGCGGACATCGCGTTCTTCTACTGCGCATACAAGGTGTTCTCGGACCCCCACGCAGCGGAGAAGAAGGCCAAGATCGGTATGCTGTTCGGACTCCTGGCGTTCATCCTGAGCGCCATCTACTACAGCTTCCTCGCGTGA
- a CDS encoding GNAT family N-acetyltransferase — MLRSERMAFMDGPILDLYKTAFSDAERVPLENIHRAMGKGAFLDAYSDEGRFIGFIFGFIDGDKLFFIYFATVPEVRGQGYGAQILKDFRQRYQDKRSFLVTEPKDSGAEDYIMRVRRQNYYIRNGCTETGIKLLSDDVWFDAMFIQGTLSEEEMVKVVTLYEDIHNGRA, encoded by the coding sequence ATGCTCAGAAGCGAGAGAATGGCATTCATGGACGGGCCGATCCTCGATCTTTACAAGACCGCATTCTCCGATGCGGAGAGGGTCCCTCTGGAGAACATACACCGTGCGATGGGGAAGGGGGCCTTCCTCGACGCCTACAGCGATGAGGGCAGGTTCATCGGATTCATTTTCGGTTTCATCGACGGGGACAAGCTGTTCTTCATCTATTTCGCAACAGTTCCCGAGGTACGCGGACAGGGATACGGAGCACAGATCCTCAAGGATTTCCGTCAGAGGTATCAGGACAAGAGGTCGTTCCTGGTGACGGAACCCAAGGACAGCGGGGCCGAGGATTACATCATGAGGGTAAGGCGCCAGAACTACTACATCCGCAACGGCTGCACCGAGACCGGTATCAAGCTCCTCTCGGACGATGTCTGGTTCGACGCCATGTTCATCCAGGGAACGCTCAGCGAAGAGGAGATGGTCAAGGTCGTGACCCTCTACGAGGACATCCACAACGGAAGGGCCTGA
- a CDS encoding iron ABC transporter permease encodes MGKEDYYRSIRRKWFFIILCAVLTVVAIVLSLSIGMYELSFVDCYTILIDHIMGNITDPYSDDIVINTRLPISLFAVIVGAVLALGGAVMQSMLRNPLADPYTMGVSSGALLGASIAIVLGNTIMPFFGEPWVRIVMAFGFSLIPVAVILLFSFRRRVTATKIILIGIAMMYIFSAIVQLLMITASEETLSEIYSWRVGTLALTEWSTIPIPLAISLVCGAIIFYHHRRINVMMAGANSAHSMGVDPRKTILVEITLVSLMTAAVVCFTGTIGFVGLVAPHIARLFVGSETKHLLPASAVFGGLFLLLANCIARVSGEFALPVGVISAIIGCPLFIIILIRMRRKSAWR; translated from the coding sequence ATGGGCAAGGAGGATTACTACAGATCGATCCGCAGGAAATGGTTCTTCATCATCCTCTGCGCGGTGCTGACCGTAGTTGCCATAGTCCTCTCTCTGTCGATAGGAATGTACGAGCTGAGCTTCGTGGATTGTTATACGATCCTTATCGATCACATCATGGGGAACATAACCGACCCGTACTCTGATGATATCGTCATCAACACGAGGCTGCCCATCTCATTGTTCGCGGTCATCGTAGGTGCCGTACTTGCGCTGGGCGGTGCGGTCATGCAGTCCATGCTCCGCAACCCTCTGGCCGACCCATATACCATGGGAGTCTCGTCAGGTGCACTGTTGGGTGCATCAATCGCGATCGTCCTCGGGAACACGATCATGCCGTTCTTCGGTGAACCATGGGTCAGGATAGTGATGGCATTCGGATTCTCGCTGATCCCGGTGGCGGTAATCCTGCTGTTTTCATTCAGGCGCAGGGTGACGGCCACAAAGATCATCCTTATCGGAATCGCGATGATGTACATCTTCTCAGCTATCGTCCAGTTGCTGATGATAACCGCTTCGGAGGAGACTCTATCCGAGATCTACTCCTGGAGGGTCGGAACCCTGGCGCTCACGGAATGGAGCACCATCCCGATACCTCTAGCCATCAGTCTGGTCTGCGGTGCCATCATATTCTATCATCACAGACGCATCAATGTCATGATGGCCGGTGCCAATTCAGCTCACTCCATGGGAGTGGACCCCAGGAAGACGATCCTGGTGGAGATCACACTGGTATCATTGATGACCGCGGCAGTGGTCTGCTTCACAGGTACCATCGGTTTCGTTGGTCTGGTCGCCCCGCACATCGCGAGGCTGTTCGTCGGTTCCGAGACAAAACATCTTCTTCCCGCTTCGGCGGTATTCGGAGGACTATTCCTCCTGTTGGCGAACTGTATCGCCAGGGTTTCCGGGGAGTTCGCTCTGCCCGTGGGAGTCATCAGCGCCATCATCGGATGCCCGTTGTTCATAATCATACTGATCAGGATGCGCAGGAAGAGCGCTTGGAGATGA
- a CDS encoding type II toxin-antitoxin system PemK/MazF family toxin encodes MKLKQDTSDPKAMEVWNAKVDFDNMSGAKNRPVIVLAKKGDAYTVFMVTSHGHHPETDIKLVNPYEVMLDKTSTVRTDRTFNVPKSRFNYKLGDLTPDDCEMVEMFYGRVKNGKRINTPYV; translated from the coding sequence ATGAAGCTCAAGCAGGACACCTCCGACCCGAAGGCTATGGAGGTGTGGAACGCCAAGGTCGATTTCGATAACATGTCCGGCGCGAAGAACCGTCCGGTCATCGTCCTGGCGAAGAAGGGCGATGCGTACACGGTCTTCATGGTCACATCCCACGGCCATCATCCGGAGACAGACATCAAGCTGGTGAATCCGTACGAGGTCATGCTGGACAAGACCTCGACGGTCAGGACGGATAGGACTTTCAATGTCCCCAAAAGCAGGTTCAATTACAAGCTCGGAGACCTGACGCCGGACGACTGCGAGATGGTGGAGATGTTCTACGGTCGTGTGAAGAACGGCAAGCGCATCAATACGCCATACGTCTAA